Proteins encoded within one genomic window of Sminthopsis crassicaudata isolate SCR6 chromosome X, ASM4859323v1, whole genome shotgun sequence:
- the BMP15 gene encoding bone morphogenetic protein 15 has translation MGWPLWALLFGLGLSSPAGARARDAVTPAQVPTLLPLVRALLREGPRSPPRRQLGLGRPVQYMLELYRQNADSQGHPRGNRVFGANAVRLLRPAGRRALPPRGPWYVQTLDFLLQPNHKVDQLLRAAITYCPSLHLSRSHLSCHVEPQAPNSTILLGGGPPGLILPKTWAEMDLTNYVQHQVWPQKGRGFLSIQVRCQQQERMEVGLGWRQALAFDTAFLVLYLNNTFKNVPQIGPQKFLVEEPGEADPLALALTRRVRQVGPVRSEMPRRSQEQTHCALYPFQVSFSQLGWDSWVIAPRRYNLNYCKGTCPWMLHSGLHSPNHAIIQNLINTMVDRSVPRSSCVPYKYTPISVLLIEASGSILYKEFEDMIAESCTCR, from the exons ATGGGCTGGCCCCTGTGGGCGCTGCTCTTCGGCCTGGGGCTGAGCTCCCCGGCGGGCGCTCGCGCCCGGGATGCCGTGACACCGGCCCAAGTGCCCACGCTGCTGCCCCTGGTCAGGGCGCTTCTGCGCGAAGGCCCCCGGAGCCCCCCCCGACGGCAGCTGGGCCTGGGCCGCCCAGTGCAGTACATGCTGGAGCTGTACCGGCAGAACGCCGATTCGCAGGGGCACCCACGCGGGAACCGCGTCTTCGGCGCCAACGCCGTGAGGCTGCTGAGGCCGGCGGGCCGCCGCGCGCTGCCCCCGCGAG GGCCTTGGTATGTACAAACCCTTGACTTCCTGCTTCAACCAAACCACAAAGTGGACCAGCTGTTGAGGGCTGCCATTACCTACTGCCCTAGTCTCCACCTGTCTCGCTCCCATCTTTCCTGCCATGTGGAACCCCAGGCCCCTAATAGTACCATCCTGCTGGGAGGAGGCCCACCGGGTCTCATCTTGCCCAAGACCTGGGCAGAGATGGATCTCACTAATTACGTTCAAcatcaagtctggcctcagaagGGGAGGGGGTTCCTTAGTATCCAGGTCAGGTGTCAACAGCAAGAAAGGATGGAAGTTGGCCTTGGGTGGAGGCAGGCATTGGCCTTCGACACTGCTTTTCTGGTTCTGTATCTCAATAATACCTTTAAGAATGTGCCACAAATTGGGCCGCAAAAATTTCTGGTGGAGGAGCCCGGGGAAGCAGATCCCCTGGCCTTGGCCCTGACCCGGCGGGTGCGTCAGGTGGGCCCTGTGAGATCTGAGATGCCTCGCCGCTCGCAGGAGCAGACCCACTGTGCTCTCTACCCTTTCCAAGTCAGCTTCTCCCAGCTGGGCTGGGACAGCTGGGTCATTGCCCCCCGCCGGTACAACCTCAACTACTGCAAGGGGACCTGCCCATGGATGCTACACTCTGGCCTCCACTCACCCAACCATGCCATCATTCAGAACCTTATCAACACCATGGTGGACAGGAGTGTCCCCCGGTCCTCGTGCGTACCTTACAAGTACACGCCCATCAGCGTCCTGCTGATCGAGGCCAGCGGCAGCATCCTGTACAAAGAATTTGAAGACATGATTGCCGAGTCCTGTACCTGCAGGTGA